The following proteins come from a genomic window of Ornithinimicrobium cryptoxanthini:
- a CDS encoding AI-2E family transporter: protein MSADRRAEEKPSDPVRPDANVGIDRGEVIGDAMRVSAIWAGRFIVVAIATAILLWVMSQVWVGLFPVLLALIVSTVLSGPVRWLKRHGLPAAAAAGITLVTSLLLVIGVLAAIAPSIIGQFGDVVDRASEGVGEVRKWLAGPPVNLENEQISNAIQEGTAWLQERGSDIASGVFTGVSAVTSGFVTLALVIVLTFFFIKDGPAFLPWLRQVSGRTAGRHLTELLTRVWTTLGGFIRTQAIVSAVDAVFIGLGLVILGVPLAPALAILTFMAGFIPLVGAFVAGALAVLVALVSNGWVTALWVLGIVLLVQQVEGNVLQPVLQSRTMQMHPGIILLSVAAGGTLFGIPGAFLAVPIAASAIVALRYFSEQVDLRTGDLHPGDLTLATPEGVITAQEGERAAKEHRPQAPADSADVAAAPASTATGSSPLGRLRRRLRRR from the coding sequence GTGAGTGCTGACCGCCGTGCCGAGGAGAAGCCGTCTGACCCCGTCCGGCCCGACGCCAATGTCGGCATTGACCGTGGCGAGGTCATCGGGGACGCGATGCGGGTCTCCGCCATCTGGGCGGGCCGGTTTATCGTCGTCGCCATCGCGACAGCCATCCTCCTGTGGGTGATGTCCCAGGTCTGGGTCGGACTGTTCCCGGTGCTGCTGGCCCTGATCGTCTCGACCGTGCTGTCCGGGCCGGTGCGCTGGCTGAAGCGTCACGGGCTTCCCGCTGCAGCCGCCGCAGGGATCACCCTGGTGACCTCACTGCTCCTGGTGATCGGGGTCCTCGCGGCGATCGCGCCGTCGATCATCGGCCAGTTCGGCGATGTCGTGGACCGCGCCAGCGAGGGCGTCGGGGAGGTCAGGAAGTGGCTTGCCGGTCCCCCGGTGAACCTCGAGAACGAGCAGATCAGCAACGCCATCCAAGAGGGCACCGCGTGGCTACAGGAGCGAGGCAGTGACATCGCCTCGGGCGTCTTCACCGGTGTCTCGGCCGTCACCTCAGGCTTTGTCACACTGGCCCTGGTCATCGTCCTGACCTTCTTCTTCATCAAGGACGGGCCGGCCTTCCTGCCATGGTTGCGCCAGGTGAGCGGTCGCACTGCCGGTCGTCACCTGACCGAGCTGCTGACCCGGGTGTGGACCACCCTCGGCGGGTTCATCCGCACCCAGGCGATCGTGAGCGCCGTCGACGCCGTCTTCATCGGTCTGGGGCTGGTCATCCTCGGGGTGCCGCTCGCGCCGGCTCTGGCGATCCTGACCTTCATGGCCGGCTTCATCCCGCTGGTCGGAGCGTTCGTCGCCGGTGCCCTGGCGGTCCTGGTGGCACTGGTCTCCAACGGCTGGGTGACCGCGTTGTGGGTGCTGGGCATCGTGCTGCTCGTCCAGCAGGTGGAGGGCAATGTCCTGCAGCCCGTGCTGCAGAGCCGCACCATGCAGATGCACCCGGGCATCATCCTGCTCTCGGTCGCCGCCGGTGGCACATTGTTCGGCATCCCGGGTGCGTTCCTGGCCGTCCCCATCGCAGCCTCGGCGATCGTGGCACTGCGCTACTTCTCCGAGCAGGTCGATCTGCGCACCGGCGACCTGCATCCAGGGGATCTGACCCTGGCCACGCCAGAGGGGGTCATCACGGCCCAGGAAGGGGAGCGCGCCGCGAAGGAGCACCGACCGCAGGCGCCGGCAGACTCCGCAGACGTGGCGGCTGCCCCCGCGAGCACCGCGACCGGGTCCAGCCCGCTCGGACGGCTGCGCCGCCGCTTGCGGCGTCGCTGA
- a CDS encoding CsbD family protein, whose amino-acid sequence MGMGDKIKNAAEEAKGKAKESYGDATDDKSMQAEGMVDQAKADTKQEGEKLKDAWDDNTK is encoded by the coding sequence ATGGGTATGGGCGACAAGATCAAGAACGCTGCCGAAGAGGCCAAGGGCAAGGCCAAGGAGTCCTACGGAGACGCGACGGACGACAAGAGCATGCAGGCCGAGGGCATGGTCGACCAGGCCAAGGCTGACACCAAGCAGGAGGGCGAGAAGCTCAAGGACGCCTGGGACGACAACACGAAGTAG
- a CDS encoding RNA polymerase-binding protein RbpA produces MAERSLRGTNLSWLSFESDEGVTFSERQMVAYTCPDGHVTELPFSVEAEIPGIWECRCGLNGKLNDGPEPELKPVKAPRTHWDMLLERRSVPELEELLEERLALLREKRGEKPRRQRTA; encoded by the coding sequence ATGGCCGAGAGGTCCCTGCGAGGCACCAACCTGTCCTGGTTGTCCTTCGAGAGTGACGAGGGCGTCACCTTCTCCGAGCGTCAGATGGTCGCCTACACCTGCCCCGACGGTCACGTGACCGAGCTGCCCTTCTCCGTCGAGGCTGAGATCCCGGGCATCTGGGAGTGCCGCTGCGGCCTGAACGGCAAGTTGAACGACGGCCCCGAGCCCGAGCTCAAGCCGGTCAAGGCCCCCCGCACCCACTGGGACATGCTGCTGGAGCGTCGCAGCGTCCCCGAGCTGGAAGAGCTGCTCGAGGAGCGCCTGGCGCTGCTGCGCGAAAAGCGTGGCGAGAAGCCCCGCCGTCAGCGCACCGCCTGA
- a CDS encoding FxsA family protein translates to MARTDGLSGPIRPDDSGSGSGPGAAGSGRTGSAGGGGPSGRRRVSSTRPGRRRAPRRLRLIFAGVMLLVLLEIVVLIAVGQAIGPWWTIGLLLLFVVIGSVLVRRESSRTWRALRTAVDTGRMPGRELADASLILVGGLLLLLPGFVSDLLGIFLILPFTRGVSRRLLQVVLGARVATVLPGTMPGAGGARSRSGAGTGSGPGSRGPGGSDVIEGEIVSEDPPPRE, encoded by the coding sequence ATGGCGCGAACTGACGGACTGAGCGGCCCGATCCGCCCGGACGACAGCGGTTCGGGCAGCGGACCTGGCGCGGCCGGATCAGGAAGGACCGGGTCTGCAGGCGGTGGCGGCCCCTCGGGGCGCCGGCGGGTCTCCAGCACGCGGCCCGGTCGCCGCCGAGCGCCCCGCAGACTGCGTCTGATCTTTGCCGGGGTGATGCTGCTGGTGCTCCTGGAGATCGTGGTGCTGATCGCGGTGGGCCAGGCCATCGGTCCGTGGTGGACGATCGGGCTGCTGCTGCTCTTTGTCGTCATCGGCAGCGTCCTGGTGCGCCGGGAGAGCTCGCGCACCTGGCGGGCACTGCGCACCGCCGTGGACACCGGGCGGATGCCCGGGCGTGAGCTTGCTGATGCCAGCCTGATCCTGGTGGGCGGTCTGCTCCTCCTGCTGCCCGGGTTCGTCAGCGACCTGCTCGGCATCTTCCTGATCCTGCCGTTCACCCGCGGCGTGAGTCGCAGACTGCTCCAGGTGGTCCTGGGCGCCCGCGTGGCGACCGTCCTGCCCGGGACCATGCCAGGGGCCGGGGGAGCCAGGTCCCGCTCCGGTGCGGGGACGGGTTCTGGGCCGGGTTCGAGAGGGCCGGGAGGCTCCGACGTCATTGAGGGAGAGATCGTCTCTGAGGACCCGCCGCCCCGCGAGTAA
- a CDS encoding polyprenol monophosphomannose synthase, producing MSPQQGRSSSTMKQPLGRVVVLIPTYNEKDSLPGVVARVRAAQPQVDILVLDDNSPDGTGALADELASSDPQVRVLHRAGKQGLGPAYLAGFAWAAAEGYDAVVEMDADGSHLPEQLGTLLAAAEEAELVIGSRWVPGGATHNWPRSRDLLSRGANTYTRAAVGIPVRDATAGYRVYRLDALRQMDLDGVASQGYCFQVDLTLRAVDRGLRVVEVPIDFVEREVGTSKMDRRIVQEALGRVTLWGISRRGAQVGAAARRAVGRIGSGGTWRELTD from the coding sequence ATGTCTCCTCAGCAAGGCAGGTCCTCCAGCACCATGAAGCAGCCCCTCGGACGGGTCGTCGTCCTCATCCCGACCTACAACGAGAAGGACTCCCTTCCCGGCGTGGTCGCGCGCGTGCGCGCAGCCCAGCCGCAGGTCGACATCCTGGTCCTGGATGACAACAGCCCGGACGGCACCGGCGCCCTCGCCGACGAGCTGGCCTCCTCCGATCCGCAGGTGCGGGTGCTGCACCGGGCGGGCAAGCAGGGGCTCGGTCCTGCCTATCTCGCTGGCTTTGCCTGGGCGGCGGCCGAGGGGTATGACGCGGTCGTCGAGATGGATGCCGACGGGTCCCACCTGCCGGAGCAGCTGGGCACGCTGCTGGCTGCGGCCGAGGAGGCTGAGCTGGTCATCGGCTCGCGCTGGGTGCCTGGCGGGGCCACCCACAACTGGCCACGCTCGAGAGACCTGCTCAGCCGCGGTGCCAACACCTACACTCGCGCCGCGGTGGGCATCCCGGTGCGTGATGCGACGGCCGGCTATCGGGTCTATCGGCTGGACGCGTTGCGCCAGATGGACCTCGACGGAGTCGCTTCCCAGGGCTACTGCTTCCAGGTGGACCTGACGTTGCGCGCGGTCGACCGCGGACTGCGGGTGGTCGAGGTGCCGATCGACTTTGTCGAGCGTGAGGTGGGCACCTCCAAGATGGATCGTCGCATCGTGCAGGAGGCTCTGGGCCGGGTGACCCTGTGGGGGATCAGCCGTCGTGGGGCGCAGGTCGGCGCCGCAGCGCGTCGGGCGGTCGGCCGGATCGGATCGGGCGGGACATGGCGCGAACTGACGGACTGA
- the lnt gene encoding apolipoprotein N-acyltransferase — protein MLLRLVLSVAAGLCLWLAFPTHDLWWMAYVGIGALALATAQVGLWRGLALGLTAGLAYLVPLLSWTGVFVGALPWLALSGLEALYVAGLGAVCGYLQRDGVRPLSVALAWVVSELARSTTPFGGFPWARVGFSQADAPLLAVASWLGTPGVTFVAALVGALGALALERAVRGPSRWVAPAAGLTAAVLLVGPLAIPRPIDGEPLQVLGVQGNVPEMTLEFNAQRRAVLDKHVSTTLHAAELVERGELAAPELVLWPENASDIDPLRNQDAAMAIAEAVAALDVPLIVGAVLREPEDHSTNASLLYLPGEGVVDRYVKQRPVPFGEYIPYRDFFRLFSDQVDLVARDFVAGTEPGVLTVPLAGRDLMLGVAICFEVVVDDLMRENVLLGAEVLFVPTNNATFGFTAESEQQLAASRVKAVELGRAVVHVSTVGVSGLVMPDGSVHDKTELFTQDIISGSVPRRTDLTLAAELGWWPERIAVAGLAAMILGAVLTRRRR, from the coding sequence GTGCTGCTCCGCCTGGTCCTGTCCGTCGCCGCAGGATTGTGCCTGTGGCTGGCCTTCCCCACCCACGACCTGTGGTGGATGGCCTACGTCGGGATCGGTGCCCTGGCACTGGCGACCGCGCAGGTCGGGCTCTGGCGCGGGCTGGCCCTCGGCCTGACGGCCGGCCTGGCCTATCTCGTGCCGCTGCTGTCCTGGACCGGCGTCTTCGTTGGTGCCCTGCCCTGGCTGGCGCTCTCTGGGCTGGAGGCCCTGTATGTCGCGGGGCTGGGGGCCGTCTGCGGCTACCTCCAGCGGGACGGGGTGCGGCCCCTGTCCGTGGCCCTGGCCTGGGTGGTCAGCGAGCTCGCCCGGTCCACCACCCCCTTTGGCGGGTTCCCCTGGGCGCGGGTGGGCTTCAGCCAGGCCGACGCGCCCCTGCTGGCCGTGGCGTCATGGCTCGGCACACCCGGTGTCACCTTTGTCGCAGCCCTCGTCGGAGCCCTGGGGGCACTCGCCCTGGAACGCGCCGTGCGCGGACCCAGCCGCTGGGTGGCCCCGGCTGCCGGGCTGACAGCGGCTGTGCTGCTCGTCGGCCCACTGGCGATCCCACGTCCGATCGACGGTGAGCCCCTTCAGGTCCTGGGCGTGCAGGGCAACGTGCCGGAGATGACCCTGGAGTTCAACGCACAGCGTCGCGCCGTCCTGGACAAGCACGTCTCCACCACGCTGCACGCAGCGGAGCTGGTCGAGCGTGGGGAGCTGGCGGCACCGGAGCTGGTGCTGTGGCCCGAGAACGCCTCTGACATCGATCCGCTGCGCAACCAGGACGCCGCCATGGCGATCGCCGAGGCGGTCGCGGCGCTGGACGTGCCCCTGATCGTGGGGGCTGTCCTGCGGGAACCGGAGGACCACTCCACCAACGCCAGCCTGCTCTATCTGCCGGGGGAGGGCGTAGTCGATCGTTATGTCAAGCAGCGACCGGTGCCGTTCGGCGAGTACATCCCCTATCGGGACTTCTTCCGGCTCTTCAGCGACCAGGTCGACCTCGTGGCCCGCGACTTCGTGGCCGGCACCGAGCCCGGGGTGCTGACGGTCCCGCTCGCAGGTCGTGACCTCATGCTCGGCGTCGCGATCTGCTTCGAGGTCGTGGTGGATGACCTGATGCGCGAAAACGTCCTGCTGGGCGCGGAGGTCCTGTTCGTCCCGACCAACAACGCGACCTTCGGCTTCACCGCCGAGTCCGAGCAGCAGCTGGCCGCCTCCCGGGTCAAGGCGGTCGAGCTGGGCCGAGCGGTGGTGCACGTGAGCACCGTCGGGGTCAGCGGCCTGGTCATGCCGGACGGGTCGGTGCATGACAAGACCGAGCTCTTCACCCAGGACATCATCTCCGGGTCCGTGCCGCGCCGGACCGACCTGACCCTGGCGGCGGAGTTGGGCTGGTGGCCCGAGCGGATCGCCGTCGCCGGGCTGGCCGCGATGATCCTCGGCGCGGTTCTGACCCGCCGCCGGCGTTAG
- a CDS encoding 3-deoxy-7-phosphoheptulonate synthase — protein MSPHPDATAASSTHVTTNDLRVRRMEPLPTPAEILAEQPLSDGLADLVARSRQDVQDVLRGVDDRLVVIVGPCSVHDPVAVIAYAHRLSALAEQLADDLVVVMRVYFEKPRTTTGWKGLINDPDLDGTYDIPRGLRLARKVLLDVLAAGLPAGCEFLETTTPQYIADTVTYGAIGARTVESQVHRQLVSGLSMPVGLKNGSDGSVQVAVDACVASAAPQTFLGVDDAGRAALVETEGNPDGHVILRGGRTGPNYDVPSVASSRERLVKAGLTPRLVVDASHGNSGKDHIRQAVVAREIAAQVAAGDDTVAGVMLESFLVGGRQEPAPHGLTYGQSVTDSCMEWATTEQVLSDLAAATRERRDRRSS, from the coding sequence ATGAGCCCCCACCCGGACGCCACCGCGGCCAGCAGCACGCACGTCACGACCAACGACCTGCGCGTGCGACGCATGGAGCCGCTGCCCACCCCTGCGGAGATCCTCGCGGAGCAACCGCTGTCCGATGGGCTGGCCGACCTGGTCGCGCGCTCCCGCCAGGACGTGCAGGACGTGCTGCGCGGCGTCGACGACCGGCTCGTGGTCATCGTCGGCCCGTGCTCGGTGCACGACCCGGTCGCCGTGATCGCCTATGCCCACCGCCTGTCCGCGCTGGCCGAGCAGCTGGCCGACGACCTCGTGGTGGTGATGCGGGTCTATTTTGAGAAGCCGCGCACCACGACCGGCTGGAAGGGTCTGATCAACGACCCGGACCTGGACGGCACCTATGACATCCCGCGCGGACTGAGGCTGGCCCGCAAGGTGCTCCTGGACGTCCTGGCCGCGGGTCTCCCCGCGGGGTGTGAGTTCCTCGAGACCACGACGCCGCAATACATCGCGGACACCGTGACGTATGGCGCGATCGGGGCCCGCACGGTCGAGTCGCAGGTGCACCGGCAGCTCGTCTCAGGCCTGTCCATGCCGGTCGGGCTCAAGAACGGGTCGGACGGCAGCGTCCAGGTCGCGGTGGACGCCTGCGTGGCCTCCGCGGCCCCTCAGACCTTCCTCGGGGTCGACGACGCCGGCCGCGCCGCCCTGGTGGAGACCGAGGGCAACCCCGACGGTCACGTCATCCTGCGTGGCGGACGCACCGGCCCCAACTACGACGTCCCGTCCGTGGCCAGCAGCCGTGAGCGGCTCGTCAAGGCAGGACTGACTCCTCGCCTGGTGGTCGACGCCAGCCACGGCAACAGCGGCAAGGACCACATCCGCCAGGCCGTCGTCGCCCGCGAGATCGCAGCCCAGGTCGCGGCAGGTGACGACACGGTCGCGGGGGTGATGCTGGAGAGCTTCCTGGTGGGCGGCCGGCAGGAGCCCGCACCGCACGGTCTGACCTATGGTCAGTCGGTGACCGACTCCTGCATGGAGTGGGCCACCACGGAGCAGGTGCTGAGCGACCTCGCCGCCGCCACGCGCGAGCGGCGGGACCGACGGAGCTCCTGA
- a CDS encoding hotdog fold domain-containing protein, which translates to MSQATVGDRVVHSRYVPYSHAHYAGNLVDGAYSLALFGDVATELCIRTDGDEGLFASYSDVQFLGPVRAGDCLEISATLVRVGSRSREMDFEVRVTARGTSQRGESAADLLDPPLLATTARGVVVVPPAG; encoded by the coding sequence GTGAGCCAGGCCACCGTCGGCGACCGCGTCGTCCACTCCCGCTATGTCCCCTACAGTCACGCGCACTATGCCGGCAACCTCGTCGACGGGGCCTACAGCCTGGCTCTGTTCGGTGACGTCGCCACTGAGCTGTGCATCCGCACGGACGGCGACGAAGGACTCTTCGCGTCCTACTCCGACGTGCAGTTCCTCGGCCCGGTGCGCGCCGGTGACTGCCTGGAGATCTCCGCCACGCTCGTGCGCGTCGGGTCGCGCAGTCGAGAGATGGACTTCGAGGTGCGGGTGACCGCCCGCGGCACCAGCCAGCGCGGTGAGTCGGCCGCGGATCTGCTGGATCCGCCCCTCCTGGCGACGACCGCGCGCGGTGTCGTCGTCGTCCCGCCGGCCGGGTGA
- a CDS encoding OAM dimerization domain-containing protein has product MSGAKEQGSVIRPYGDMTGDGMIQVSFTLPIPHDKRAEGAALQLAEKMGLSPALLVHAKAMGREHTFFVVYGSVTHLVELDKVEVIERDFPLLSAKEVNGAIKKSLRRPLVVVGACIGTDAHTVGIDAILNIKGFAGEKGLESYSEVRVVNLGAQVLVPELVEAARAEQADAVLISQVVTQRDAHIHNTTAMSAAFREAYPSGEVPLLIAGGPRFAEGTAQELGVDRIFGKGTTPSEVASYLVHAVASRKSRPPQNPKKSSKPPQEQQ; this is encoded by the coding sequence GTGAGCGGCGCAAAGGAGCAGGGCTCGGTGATCCGCCCCTATGGCGACATGACCGGTGACGGCATGATCCAGGTCTCGTTCACCCTGCCGATCCCGCACGACAAGCGGGCCGAGGGCGCGGCCTTGCAGCTGGCCGAGAAGATGGGCCTGTCCCCGGCGCTGCTCGTGCACGCCAAGGCGATGGGCCGTGAGCACACCTTCTTTGTCGTCTATGGCAGCGTGACCCATCTGGTCGAGCTGGACAAGGTCGAGGTCATTGAGCGGGACTTCCCGCTGCTGTCGGCCAAGGAGGTCAACGGGGCCATCAAGAAGTCGTTGCGTCGTCCGCTGGTCGTGGTCGGCGCCTGCATCGGCACCGACGCCCACACGGTGGGCATCGACGCGATCCTCAACATCAAGGGCTTTGCCGGTGAGAAGGGGCTGGAGTCCTACTCCGAGGTCCGGGTGGTCAACCTCGGCGCGCAGGTGCTGGTGCCTGAGCTCGTGGAGGCCGCGCGCGCTGAGCAGGCGGACGCGGTCCTCATCAGTCAGGTCGTCACCCAGCGCGACGCACACATCCACAACACCACGGCGATGTCCGCCGCCTTCCGCGAGGCCTATCCGAGCGGCGAGGTCCCGCTGCTGATCGCGGGCGGTCCGCGCTTCGCCGAGGGAACGGCCCAGGAGCTGGGGGTCGATCGCATCTTCGGCAAGGGCACCACACCGTCCGAGGTGGCCTCCTATCTGGTCCACGCCGTCGCGTCCCGGAAGTCCCGGCCACCGCAGAACCCCAAGAAGTCCTCGAAGCCACCACAGGAGCAGCAGTGA
- a CDS encoding lysine 5,6-aminomutase subunit alpha, with protein MSARKVLELDRAEVRRARSHAARLGQPVVKLATSHTTVSVERATLRLAGLSGADHERVPWVNHLVDAVRDQVGIEHGVTTPVWDALRRQEAPDLLTLAQKASTGAVTFQIPETKTELTRARRAAMAAVRPGIRQIDRQRATREKMITRLGDPKQRPWIYLIVATGDIYEDIPQAQAAAREGADIIAVIRSTGQSLLDYVPEGATREGFAGTYATQENFRLMRAALDEVGKELGRYIRLVNYASGLCMPEIATLAGLERLDMMLNDSMYGILFRDINPIRTFVDQRFSRQIHARAGIIINTGEDNYLTTADAVEAAHTVTVSQLMNEYFGKEAGLADWQLGLGHAFEINPDLPDSFRMELAHALLARHLFPDAPLKWMPPTKHMTGDIFKGFLLDGFFNLAGVLTGQSILLVGMMTEAVVTPFLSDRDLALQNVRYVLNAAGGLAEDFHPPRDGFIQTRARHVLGEAIELMDQIHVEPSTHGWAPLLEAIAVGTFGHMKRPADRGKGLEGVAQKAADYDNPATTLLEEGQ; from the coding sequence GTGAGTGCCCGCAAGGTCCTGGAGCTCGACCGCGCCGAGGTCCGCCGCGCGCGCAGCCACGCCGCGAGGCTCGGTCAGCCTGTCGTGAAGCTGGCGACCTCGCACACGACCGTCTCGGTCGAGCGGGCGACGCTGCGCCTGGCGGGACTGTCGGGAGCCGACCACGAGCGGGTGCCGTGGGTCAACCACCTGGTCGACGCCGTCCGGGACCAGGTCGGCATCGAGCACGGCGTGACCACGCCCGTGTGGGACGCGTTGCGCCGCCAGGAGGCCCCGGACCTGCTCACCCTGGCCCAGAAGGCCTCCACCGGCGCGGTCACCTTCCAGATCCCCGAGACCAAGACAGAGCTGACCCGCGCCCGACGGGCGGCGATGGCAGCGGTGCGGCCCGGCATACGGCAGATCGACCGGCAACGGGCCACCCGCGAGAAGATGATCACGAGGCTGGGTGACCCGAAGCAGCGCCCGTGGATCTATCTGATCGTGGCGACCGGTGACATCTATGAGGACATCCCGCAGGCCCAGGCCGCCGCCCGGGAGGGTGCCGACATCATCGCGGTCATCCGCTCGACGGGGCAGTCACTGCTGGACTACGTGCCGGAGGGCGCGACCCGCGAGGGCTTCGCCGGGACCTATGCCACGCAGGAGAACTTCCGCCTGATGCGGGCAGCGCTGGACGAGGTCGGCAAGGAGCTGGGTCGCTACATCCGGCTCGTCAACTACGCCTCCGGCCTGTGCATGCCCGAGATCGCCACCCTGGCCGGCCTCGAGCGTCTCGACATGATGTTGAACGACTCGATGTACGGCATCCTCTTCCGCGACATCAACCCGATCCGCACCTTTGTCGACCAGCGGTTCTCGCGGCAGATCCATGCCCGGGCCGGGATCATCATCAACACCGGTGAGGACAACTACCTCACCACCGCCGACGCGGTCGAGGCGGCCCACACGGTCACCGTCTCCCAGCTGATGAACGAGTACTTCGGCAAGGAGGCCGGGCTGGCGGACTGGCAGCTCGGCCTCGGGCACGCCTTCGAGATCAACCCGGACCTGCCGGACAGCTTCCGGATGGAGCTGGCGCACGCCCTGCTGGCACGCCACCTCTTCCCCGACGCGCCGCTGAAGTGGATGCCACCGACGAAGCACATGACCGGAGACATCTTCAAGGGCTTCCTGCTCGACGGGTTCTTCAACCTTGCGGGAGTCCTGACCGGTCAGTCGATCCTCCTGGTCGGCATGATGACCGAGGCGGTCGTCACGCCGTTCCTGTCCGACCGGGATCTCGCGCTGCAGAACGTCCGCTATGTGCTGAACGCGGCCGGTGGGCTGGCCGAGGACTTCCACCCGCCGCGGGACGGTTTCATCCAGACCAGGGCCCGGCACGTGCTGGGCGAGGCGATCGAGTTGATGGACCAGATCCACGTCGAGCCGTCGACGCACGGATGGGCTCCACTCCTCGAGGCGATCGCCGTCGGCACGTTCGGTCACATGAAGCGTCCCGCCGACCGGGGCAAGGGGTTGGAGGGCGTGGCCCAGAAGGCCGCAGACTACGACAACCCGGCCACCACGTTGTTGGAGGAGGGTCAGTGA
- a CDS encoding amidohydrolase codes for MTTNLQHTAPPPVPTILLRGGQIHGHPGATALVSRGGQIAWIGSAQEARAHEGAADEVVDLDGALVTAAFSDAHVHLTMTGQGLDGIDLSATTSVGEALRLVESASRHLRGRPIYAHSWDETKWAEGRPITAAELDRACYGGVVYMPRIDAHSASVSSAMAAVARVRGLDGWDGSGVVTRDAFAAVTNAFTSAMTDSDREHYLDLALRAASEKGIGLVHETGADHLTSGTDLQHVLEAGRRPARTATVAYWGQLTADVGEAAELGRYLGVLGLAGDLCADGSFGSRTAHLLEEYADEPGHGYGYLSAEQIAAHVVACTRAGLQAGGHVIGDAALHTMAEGFRQAAEVVGVEAMVAARHRWEHVELPDAQVLATMAELGIWASMQPAFDGLWGGTEGMYAARLGEERALAAVPLRAMVDAGVRLALGSDSPVTSMDPWQAVMYAVWHHNADQRLTVAEAFAAHTRGGYELAGRDGGTLTPGRAASYVVWDQDDDLPRTGDGLPDLAADPQSPLPTARLTVVDGHVTFDRQGELT; via the coding sequence GTGACCACCAACCTGCAGCACACCGCTCCGCCCCCGGTCCCGACGATCCTCCTGCGCGGGGGACAGATCCACGGACATCCCGGTGCCACCGCACTGGTGTCCCGCGGCGGCCAGATCGCCTGGATCGGCTCCGCTCAGGAGGCGCGGGCGCACGAGGGGGCCGCCGACGAGGTGGTCGACCTCGACGGGGCCCTGGTGACCGCGGCGTTCAGCGATGCCCACGTGCATCTGACCATGACGGGTCAGGGGCTGGACGGCATCGACCTGTCGGCCACGACCTCGGTGGGGGAGGCGCTACGACTGGTGGAGTCGGCCTCCCGGCACCTGCGGGGACGGCCGATCTATGCCCACTCGTGGGACGAGACCAAGTGGGCCGAGGGAAGGCCGATCACGGCAGCAGAGCTTGACCGGGCGTGTTACGGCGGCGTCGTCTATATGCCACGGATCGACGCCCACTCCGCCAGCGTGTCCTCCGCGATGGCCGCGGTGGCCCGGGTCCGCGGGTTGGACGGGTGGGACGGCAGCGGGGTGGTCACCCGCGATGCCTTCGCCGCCGTCACCAACGCGTTCACCTCGGCGATGACCGACAGCGACCGGGAGCACTACCTCGACCTCGCGCTGCGCGCGGCCTCCGAGAAGGGCATCGGGCTGGTCCACGAGACCGGCGCCGACCACCTCACCTCCGGGACCGACCTGCAGCACGTGCTGGAGGCCGGGCGCCGTCCTGCCCGCACGGCGACCGTCGCCTACTGGGGCCAGTTGACGGCCGACGTGGGGGAGGCCGCTGAGCTCGGCCGCTACCTCGGGGTGCTGGGCCTGGCCGGCGATCTGTGCGCCGACGGCTCGTTCGGGTCGCGGACCGCGCACCTGCTTGAGGAGTATGCCGATGAGCCCGGCCACGGCTACGGCTACCTGAGCGCCGAGCAGATCGCCGCCCACGTCGTCGCCTGCACGCGCGCCGGTCTGCAGGCCGGTGGTCACGTCATCGGCGACGCCGCCCTGCACACCATGGCCGAGGGGTTCCGCCAGGCGGCGGAGGTGGTGGGGGTCGAGGCGATGGTGGCCGCGCGCCACCGCTGGGAGCATGTCGAGCTGCCTGACGCCCAGGTGCTGGCGACGATGGCCGAGCTCGGCATCTGGGCCAGCATGCAGCCCGCCTTCGACGGACTCTGGGGCGGCACCGAGGGGATGTATGCCGCACGGCTGGGGGAGGAGCGTGCCCTGGCCGCGGTCCCGCTGCGCGCCATGGTGGACGCCGGAGTCCGGCTGGCCCTGGGCTCGGACAGCCCGGTGACGTCGATGGACCCCTGGCAGGCGGTGATGTATGCCGTGTGGCACCACAACGCGGACCAGCGGCTGACCGTCGCGGAAGCCTTCGCCGCCCACACTCGCGGCGGCTACGAGCTGGCGGGGCGGGACGGCGGGACCCTGACGCCGGGCCGGGCCGCGTCCTACGTCGTCTGGGACCAGGACGATGACCTGCCGCGCACGGGCGACGGCCTGCCCGACCTGGCGGCAGACCCGCAGAGCCCCCTGCCGACCGCCCGACTGACCGTCGTCGACGGCCATGTGACCTTTGACCGACAAGGAGAACTGACGTGA